The following is a genomic window from Candidatus Binatia bacterium.
AGCTCCACGAGGGTCTCGGTCCCGGTCAGGTCGCGGATCTCGTCGGAGTGACGCGCGAGCAGGCCTGCCTCTGCGCTGGTCAGATAGTACTCGGGCTGATCGGTGATCTGGTCGAACAGGTCCGAGCCGCGGTCGTCGTAGAGGTACCGACAGCTGAGGCGGCGGGGCTGGCTCGAGAGCCCCAGCGCAATGGACTGCGCGAAGGCGTGCCGGGATTGATCGGGGTCCGCGAGACGAAACGAGCCGACGGCTGTCTGCTCGAGTTCCACGCCGGCGTGCGTAAACACTTCGGTGGCGACCTTACGCGCCGGCGTGCGGCGTGCGGCTGGACCTTGGGGAGAGCTCATAAATTCGGAGCCTTTCGGCAAAACCCGTTCCCGCTAGTTCATCATATCGGGCCGCCAGCGCAAGTGGGGAGCCTGTTGCCAGGCGGCCGAGCGAGTTCTATCTCTGCTGCTGTGGTTCGGTGGGTGCTTATCTGGGTGGTCTTCGCGGGGTTCGCGTGTGACGGGGGACCTCGGTCCGCGCCCGAAGCGACGGCCCTCGTCTCCTTGCTCGTGCAGTTCGACCGCGGGGACGTCTATGAGCGGGCGAACGCACGAGACGCTCTGGCCGCGTTGGGCAGCGAGGCTGTGCCTGGTCTGCAGGAGCGTCTCGCGAGCGAGCAGCAAGGGATTCGTTATCACGCGGCCCGGGGCCTCGCGGCGATCGAGCCTATCCCGATGGATGCGCTGGCTATCGCCGTCAGCAGTCGTGACCAAAGAGTCCGTGAGGTCGCCGCCGATGCACTCGTCGAACGGGGCGCTCCTTCGTTTCTTGCGTTCGAAGTAGCGCTGACCATTCCAAGCCACAACGTGCGAGAAGACGCGCTGGCCTCACTCGGACGGATCGGTCCGAAGTCGATGCCGCTGATCGAGACTGCGTTCGCGGATCCCGATCCGCGGGTGCGTCGCGCCGCCGTCGAGGCGCTCGGCAGTGTGGGTTGGCGAGCGCGGTCTCGCCTGATCGCTCTTGCGAAAAGTGAGGACAAGGGCGTGCGCCGCCAGGCAAAGGAAGCTCTCCGGGTGCTCCCGAAGAGGCCCGGGCGGTTGTAGGCGTCCCGGACGTCCGAAATGGCCAGCAAAACCGACAGGGCGCGCGTCGACCGCCTCCGCAGCGTGATTCGTGGGCATCAGCATCGTTACTACGTGCTGGACGACCCGACTGTGAGCGACGCGGAATTCGATGTCCTTTGGCACGAGCTGGTCGCGCTCGAGCAGAAGAACCCCGAGCTCGCCTCCGACGACAGTCCGACGATGCGGGTCGGGGGGGCCCCGCAGGGCAAGTTCACGAAGGTCGAGCATCCCACGCAGATGCTCAGTCTTGGAAACGCGTTTGGGCCCGACGACATGAGCGCGTGGAACGAGCGGGTCCTGCGTTTGCTTCCGACAGAAACGAAGCTCGCCTGGATCACCGAGCCGAAGATCGATGGCCTCACGGTAGTCCTCCACTATGAGGACGGGCGCTTTGTTCTGGGTGCGACGCGAGGCGATGGTCGGATCGGCGAGGACGTGACCGCGAACCTCCGGACCGTGCGCAGTCTGCCGCTTCGAATTCCGGCGTCGGGACGAAAGAAGCCGCCCGCGCGGCTGGTCGTGCGGGGCGAAGTGTACCTTCCACGCGACGACTTCACGCGCTTCAACGCCGAGCAGGAGGTGCGGGGCGAGAAGACCTACGCCAACCCCCGGAATTTCGCGGCGGGCTCTCTGCGTCAGCTCGACCCGACGATCACCGGACAGCGGCCGCTACGCCTGTGGGCCTATCAGATCATCGAAGCCGAGGGGCTCTCCTTCGATGCGCAGTGGTCGGCACTGGCGACTCTCCGAGATCTGGGGTTCGCCGTGACGCCGCAGAGTCGCCGGTGGACGTCGATCGACGCAGTGATTACGCAGTGCGAGTCGTGGGCCGAAGAGCGCGAGACGCTCGCCTACGAAACCGATGGTCTTGTCATCAAGATCGACGACGTCGGGCTCCAGGAGAGGCTCGGTGCGGTAGGCAACGCGCCACGCTGGGCAATTGCGTACAAGTATCCGTCCTCCGAAGTCGTCACGCGGCTCGACCGCATCGGGGTGAACGTGGGGCGAACTGGCGTGCTGATGCCGTTCGCTGAGCTCGAGCCGGTCGAGGTGGGCGGTGTCACGGTTCGCAACG
Proteins encoded in this region:
- the ligA gene encoding NAD-dependent DNA ligase LigA; the protein is MASKTDRARVDRLRSVIRGHQHRYYVLDDPTVSDAEFDVLWHELVALEQKNPELASDDSPTMRVGGAPQGKFTKVEHPTQMLSLGNAFGPDDMSAWNERVLRLLPTETKLAWITEPKIDGLTVVLHYEDGRFVLGATRGDGRIGEDVTANLRTVRSLPLRIPASGRKKPPARLVVRGEVYLPRDDFTRFNAEQEVRGEKTYANPRNFAAGSLRQLDPTITGQRPLRLWAYQIIEAEGLSFDAQWSALATLRDLGFAVTPQSRRWTSIDAVITQCESWAEERETLAYETDGLVIKIDDVGLQERLGAVGNAPRWAIAYKYPSSEVVTRLDRIGVNVGRTGVLMPFAELEPVEVGGVTVRNATLHNEDYIRERDIRVGDRVVVKRAGEVIPQVLRSLPDLRTGDEKPFAMPTNCPVCGEPAHRLEGEAATYCVNSACPEQLVRLVEYFVSRGAMDIEGFGIRQAEIFVGQGLIGDVADIFSLRVDQLEGMEGFKRKRIDNLLAALEAAKGRPAARGLTALGIRGVGGVVAETLVDHFASIEAIAAADVETLEAVDGIGPILAQSVVDWFASPHNRAVVEKLRKAGVRLAEEKSSTDPQGDVPFAGLTFVITGTLPNMSREQAAVRIKAAGGKVTSSVSKKTSYVLAGESAGGKLEKAQKLDLAIIDEAELLRLVGSS
- a CDS encoding HEAT repeat domain-containing protein, translated to MLIWVVFAGFACDGGPRSAPEATALVSLLVQFDRGDVYERANARDALAALGSEAVPGLQERLASEQQGIRYHAARGLAAIEPIPMDALAIAVSSRDQRVREVAADALVERGAPSFLAFEVALTIPSHNVREDALASLGRIGPKSMPLIETAFADPDPRVRRAAVEALGSVGWRARSRLIALAKSEDKGVRRQAKEALRVLPKRPGRL